A genome region from Rhinopithecus roxellana isolate Shanxi Qingling chromosome 10, ASM756505v1, whole genome shotgun sequence includes the following:
- the VPS29 gene encoding vacuolar protein sorting-associated protein 29 isoform X6 → MLVLVLGDLHIPHRCNSLPAKFKKLLVPGKIQHILCTGNLCTKESYDYLKTLAGDVHIVRGDFDEKHYSIICVDGYPGFHSGHLCVSANWR, encoded by the exons ATG TTGGTGTTGGTATTAGGAGATCTGCACATCCCACACCGGTGCAACAGTTTGCCAGCTAAATTCAAAAAACTCCTGGTGCCAGGAAAAATTCAGCACATTCTCTGCACAGGAAACCTTTGCACCAAAGAGAGTTATGACTATCTCAAGACTCTGGCTGGTGATGTTCATATTGTGAGAGGAGACTTCGATGAG aaacatTATTCCATCATTTGTGTTGATGGATATCCAGGCTTCCACAGTGGTCACCTATGTGTATCAGCTAATTGGAGATGA
- the VPS29 gene encoding vacuolar protein sorting-associated protein 29 isoform X4, giving the protein MLVLVLGDLHIPHRCNSLPAKFKKLLVPGKIQHILCTGNLCTKESYDYLKTLAGDVHIVRGDFDENLNYPEQKVVTVGQFKIGLIHGHQVIPWGDMASLALLQRQFDVDILISGHTHKFEAFEHENKFYINPGSATGAYNALETNIIPSFVLMDIQASTVVTYVYQLIGDDVKVERIEYKKS; this is encoded by the exons ATG TTGGTGTTGGTATTAGGAGATCTGCACATCCCACACCGGTGCAACAGTTTGCCAGCTAAATTCAAAAAACTCCTGGTGCCAGGAAAAATTCAGCACATTCTCTGCACAGGAAACCTTTGCACCAAAGAGAGTTATGACTATCTCAAGACTCTGGCTGGTGATGTTCATATTGTGAGAGGAGACTTCGATGAG AATCTGAATTATCCAGAACAGAAAGTTGTGACTGTTGGACAGTTCAAAATTGGTCTGATCCATGGACATCAAGTTATTCCATGGGGAGATATGGCCAGCTTAGCCCTGTTGCAGAGGCAGTTTGATGTGGACATTCTTATCTcgggacacacacacaaatttgaaGCATTTGAGCATGAAAATAAATTCTACATTAATCCAGGTTCTGCCACTGGGGCATATAATGCCTTGGAAAC aaacatTATTCCATCATTTGTGTTGATGGATATCCAGGCTTCCACAGTGGTCACCTATGTGTATCAGCTAATTGGAGATGATGTGAAAGTAGAACGAATTGAATACAAAAAATCTTAA
- the VPS29 gene encoding vacuolar protein sorting-associated protein 29 isoform X3, giving the protein MAGHRLVLVLGDLHIPHRCNSLPAKFKKLLVPGKIQHILCTGNLCTKESYDYLKTLAGDVHIVRGDFDENLNYPEQKVVTVGQFKIGLIHGHQVIPWGDMASLALLQRQFDVDILISGHTHKFEAFEHENKFYINPGSATGAYNALETNIIPSFVLMDIQASTVVTYVYQLIGDDVKVERIEYKKS; this is encoded by the exons ATG gctgggcacaga TTGGTGTTGGTATTAGGAGATCTGCACATCCCACACCGGTGCAACAGTTTGCCAGCTAAATTCAAAAAACTCCTGGTGCCAGGAAAAATTCAGCACATTCTCTGCACAGGAAACCTTTGCACCAAAGAGAGTTATGACTATCTCAAGACTCTGGCTGGTGATGTTCATATTGTGAGAGGAGACTTCGATGAG AATCTGAATTATCCAGAACAGAAAGTTGTGACTGTTGGACAGTTCAAAATTGGTCTGATCCATGGACATCAAGTTATTCCATGGGGAGATATGGCCAGCTTAGCCCTGTTGCAGAGGCAGTTTGATGTGGACATTCTTATCTcgggacacacacacaaatttgaaGCATTTGAGCATGAAAATAAATTCTACATTAATCCAGGTTCTGCCACTGGGGCATATAATGCCTTGGAAAC aaacatTATTCCATCATTTGTGTTGATGGATATCCAGGCTTCCACAGTGGTCACCTATGTGTATCAGCTAATTGGAGATGATGTGAAAGTAGAACGAATTGAATACAAAAAATCTTAA
- the VPS29 gene encoding vacuolar protein sorting-associated protein 29 isoform X1 gives MNRCALRGRDLVLAIAGTTSFHGLLRSFRAGHRLVLVLGDLHIPHRCNSLPAKFKKLLVPGKIQHILCTGNLCTKESYDYLKTLAGDVHIVRGDFDENLNYPEQKVVTVGQFKIGLIHGHQVIPWGDMASLALLQRQFDVDILISGHTHKFEAFEHENKFYINPGSATGAYNALETNIIPSFVLMDIQASTVVTYVYQLIGDDVKVERIEYKKS, from the exons ATGAACAGGTGTGCGCTCAGAGGGCGGGATTTGGTGCTTGCAATTGCTGGAACTACTTCTTTCCACGGGTTGCTACGCTCCTTTAGG gctgggcacaga TTGGTGTTGGTATTAGGAGATCTGCACATCCCACACCGGTGCAACAGTTTGCCAGCTAAATTCAAAAAACTCCTGGTGCCAGGAAAAATTCAGCACATTCTCTGCACAGGAAACCTTTGCACCAAAGAGAGTTATGACTATCTCAAGACTCTGGCTGGTGATGTTCATATTGTGAGAGGAGACTTCGATGAG AATCTGAATTATCCAGAACAGAAAGTTGTGACTGTTGGACAGTTCAAAATTGGTCTGATCCATGGACATCAAGTTATTCCATGGGGAGATATGGCCAGCTTAGCCCTGTTGCAGAGGCAGTTTGATGTGGACATTCTTATCTcgggacacacacacaaatttgaaGCATTTGAGCATGAAAATAAATTCTACATTAATCCAGGTTCTGCCACTGGGGCATATAATGCCTTGGAAAC aaacatTATTCCATCATTTGTGTTGATGGATATCCAGGCTTCCACAGTGGTCACCTATGTGTATCAGCTAATTGGAGATGATGTGAAAGTAGAACGAATTGAATACAAAAAATCTTAA
- the VPS29 gene encoding vacuolar protein sorting-associated protein 29 isoform X5, translating into MNRCALRGRDLVLAIAGTTSFHGLLRSFRAGHRLVLVLGDLHIPHRCNSLPAKFKKLLVPGKIQHILCTGNLCTKESYDYLKTLAGDVHIVRGDFDEKHYSIICVDGYPGFHSGHLCVSANWR; encoded by the exons ATGAACAGGTGTGCGCTCAGAGGGCGGGATTTGGTGCTTGCAATTGCTGGAACTACTTCTTTCCACGGGTTGCTACGCTCCTTTAGG gctgggcacaga TTGGTGTTGGTATTAGGAGATCTGCACATCCCACACCGGTGCAACAGTTTGCCAGCTAAATTCAAAAAACTCCTGGTGCCAGGAAAAATTCAGCACATTCTCTGCACAGGAAACCTTTGCACCAAAGAGAGTTATGACTATCTCAAGACTCTGGCTGGTGATGTTCATATTGTGAGAGGAGACTTCGATGAG aaacatTATTCCATCATTTGTGTTGATGGATATCCAGGCTTCCACAGTGGTCACCTATGTGTATCAGCTAATTGGAGATGA
- the VPS29 gene encoding vacuolar protein sorting-associated protein 29 isoform X2, which produces MVVGWLFTDWISHPFKLVLVLGDLHIPHRCNSLPAKFKKLLVPGKIQHILCTGNLCTKESYDYLKTLAGDVHIVRGDFDENLNYPEQKVVTVGQFKIGLIHGHQVIPWGDMASLALLQRQFDVDILISGHTHKFEAFEHENKFYINPGSATGAYNALETNIIPSFVLMDIQASTVVTYVYQLIGDDVKVERIEYKKS; this is translated from the exons ATGGTGGTTGGGTGGCTGTTTACTGACTGGATTTCTCACCCTTTTAAG TTGGTGTTGGTATTAGGAGATCTGCACATCCCACACCGGTGCAACAGTTTGCCAGCTAAATTCAAAAAACTCCTGGTGCCAGGAAAAATTCAGCACATTCTCTGCACAGGAAACCTTTGCACCAAAGAGAGTTATGACTATCTCAAGACTCTGGCTGGTGATGTTCATATTGTGAGAGGAGACTTCGATGAG AATCTGAATTATCCAGAACAGAAAGTTGTGACTGTTGGACAGTTCAAAATTGGTCTGATCCATGGACATCAAGTTATTCCATGGGGAGATATGGCCAGCTTAGCCCTGTTGCAGAGGCAGTTTGATGTGGACATTCTTATCTcgggacacacacacaaatttgaaGCATTTGAGCATGAAAATAAATTCTACATTAATCCAGGTTCTGCCACTGGGGCATATAATGCCTTGGAAAC aaacatTATTCCATCATTTGTGTTGATGGATATCCAGGCTTCCACAGTGGTCACCTATGTGTATCAGCTAATTGGAGATGATGTGAAAGTAGAACGAATTGAATACAAAAAATCTTAA